A genome region from Anolis carolinensis isolate JA03-04 chromosome 6, rAnoCar3.1.pri, whole genome shotgun sequence includes the following:
- the ccr10 gene encoding C-C chemokine receptor type 10: LFQELTPWTNEFPVSTEWDLWYYDASPPALPELCEKEAIRVVAHICLPVMAILFCVLGVLGNGILLLVRIRYHTIQTIGDALLLHLAFSDLLLLLTLPMGVAAMMGRWHLGTATCQGLQGLHALNFYSGFLFLTGLTLDRYVAIVRAPIAHRLRPATTCWARLGLGLIWLLSSSLALPHFLYARMEDHEGFQLCRVATVAAAISLVQVALGFVLPFVVMVVSYMAIARTLLSSPCAQSQRALWLILSLVFLFLALQLPYALLTLLDTADLMSQQVSSCKVIFHRDLALLITSGLAFARCCLNPVLHSFLGVRFRKDLRRLSRDIGCLGEWGCCGKKPRRATRQVSLTTHLEGI; the protein is encoded by the coding sequence TTGTTTCAGGAGCTCACTCCTTGGACAAATGAATTTCCAGTAAGCACAGAGTGGGACCTGTGGTATTATGATGCTTCACCACCAGCCCTACCTGAGTTGTGTGAGAAGGAGGCCATCCGTGTTGTGGCACATATCTGTCTTCCAGTCATGGCCATCCTGTTCTGCGTGCTGGGAGTTCTGGGCAATGGGATTTTGTTGCTGGTTCGTATCCGTTACCACACCATCCAGACCATCGGTGATGCCCTCCTGTTGCACTTGGCCTTCTCTGACTTGCTTCTGCTCCTGACACTGCCCATGGGTGTGGCTGCCATGATGGGCCGTTGGCACCTGGGCACAGCCACATGTCAGGGCCTCCAAGGCCTCCATGCCCTCAACTTCTACAGTGGCTTTCTGTTCCTCACCGGCCTCACTCTAGACCGCTATGTAGCCATCGTCCGGGCACCCATTGCCCACCGCCTACGCCCTGCCACCACTTGTTGGGCCAGACTGGGCTTAGGACTGATTTGGTTGCTCTCGTCTTCTCTAGCACTGCCACACTTCCTGTATGCGCGCATGGAGGACCACGAGGGCTTTCAACTCTGCAGGGTGGCCACTGTTGCTGCTGCCATTAGCCTGGTCCAGGTGGCCTTGGGCTTCGTGCTCCCGTTTGTCGTCATGGTAGTTTCCTACATGGCCATTGCCCGCACTCTCCTGTCATCTCCTTGTGCCCAATCGCAGAGGGCATTGTGGTTGATATTATCCCTGGTCTTCCTCTTCCTAGCTTTGCAGCTGCCTTATGCTCTGCTCACCTTACTGGACACTGCTGATTTGATGAGCCAACAGGTTTCAAGCTGTAAAGTCATCTTCCACAGAGACCTCGCTCTCCTCATCACCAGTGGCTTGGCCTTTGCCCGCTGCTGCCTGAACCCAGTGCTTCACTCCTTCCTAGGTGTGCGCTTCCGTAAGGACCTCCGGCGGTTAAGCAGAGACATTGGCTGCTTGGGAGAGTGGGGGTGCTGCGGTAAAAAGCCAAGGAGAGCCACTAGGCAAGTATCGCTCACAACACACCTGGAAGGAATATAA